A stretch of the Veillonella parvula DSM 2008 genome encodes the following:
- a CDS encoding ATP-dependent Clp protease ATP-binding subunit, with the protein MNNNFNNFGNEFSSMNDLFNQLMGNMGGYSTERRSYKINGREVTPEEFAFYRQTGRLPSNEEMQAAQAAQQGKIKQDGILARLGTNLTQQARDGKLDPVIGRNKEIQETAEILARRTKNNPVLVGDAGVGKTAVVEGLAQAIVNGDVPAAIKNKEIISIDISGLEAGTQYRGSFEENIQNLIKEVKAAGNIILFFDEIHQILGAGSTGDGQGSKGLADILKPALSRGEMTVIGATTQDEYRNTIMKNAALARRFNEVKVNAPSAEDTFKILQGIRPLYEAHHNIELPDAVLKAAVDYSVQYIPQRSLPDKAIDLIDVTAAHLASQHPVTDIKTLEADIADAKAKQEEYAQKEDYESAINEKMRIQKLQAELDNHTENQKVVAKVNDVAEAVERMTGIPVSQMGASDIERLKDMKSRLEAHVIGQDKAVEAVSKAIRRNRAGFDEGNRPIGSFLFVGPTGVGKTELAKQLALDMFGNKDAIIRLDMSEYSDRTAVSKLIGATAGYVGYEDNSNTLTERVRRNPYSIVLFDEIEKADPQVITLLLQVLDDGRLTDGQGNTVNFKNTVIIATSNAGFGYGSDNDDENKVDVMERIAPFFRPEFLNRFNAVIEFNQLSKEDLKKIVDLMLDQVNKTLAKKDITLDVTDAAKELLMEQGYDKTMGARPLRRVIESEIRDNVTDFYLDHIDAKHLLADVKDGHIVISEKADSDDSKDQDKAEK; encoded by the coding sequence ATGAACAACAACTTTAACAACTTTGGTAATGAATTTTCTAGCATGAATGATTTGTTTAATCAATTGATGGGTAATATGGGTGGTTATTCCACGGAACGACGTAGTTATAAGATTAACGGTCGCGAAGTAACTCCAGAAGAGTTTGCGTTTTATCGTCAAACTGGTCGTTTACCATCTAATGAAGAAATGCAAGCTGCCCAAGCTGCGCAACAAGGTAAAATTAAACAAGATGGAATCCTTGCTCGTTTGGGGACAAACTTAACTCAACAAGCTCGTGATGGTAAACTCGATCCTGTCATTGGTCGTAATAAAGAAATCCAAGAAACAGCAGAAATCTTAGCGCGTCGTACTAAAAACAATCCAGTACTTGTAGGTGATGCTGGTGTTGGTAAAACTGCAGTAGTAGAAGGCTTGGCACAAGCTATTGTAAATGGTGATGTTCCAGCAGCTATTAAAAATAAAGAAATCATTTCCATCGATATTTCCGGATTGGAAGCTGGTACTCAATACCGTGGTTCCTTTGAAGAAAACATTCAAAACCTTATTAAAGAGGTAAAAGCCGCTGGCAATATTATCTTGTTCTTCGACGAAATCCACCAAATTTTGGGTGCTGGTTCTACCGGTGATGGTCAAGGCTCCAAAGGCTTGGCAGATATCTTAAAACCTGCTTTGTCTCGTGGTGAAATGACTGTTATTGGTGCTACAACACAAGATGAATACCGTAATACAATCATGAAAAACGCGGCTCTCGCTCGTCGTTTTAATGAGGTAAAGGTAAACGCGCCATCTGCAGAGGATACTTTCAAAATCTTACAAGGCATTCGTCCATTGTACGAAGCGCATCATAATATTGAATTGCCAGATGCGGTGTTGAAAGCAGCTGTAGATTATTCCGTACAGTATATTCCACAACGTAGCTTGCCTGATAAAGCTATTGATTTAATCGATGTAACAGCAGCTCACTTGGCATCTCAACATCCTGTAACAGATATTAAAACATTGGAAGCAGATATTGCTGATGCTAAAGCAAAACAAGAGGAATATGCTCAAAAAGAAGACTATGAATCTGCGATTAATGAAAAAATGCGTATTCAAAAGTTACAAGCAGAGCTTGATAACCATACAGAAAATCAAAAGGTAGTGGCTAAGGTTAACGATGTAGCAGAAGCCGTTGAAAGAATGACTGGTATTCCTGTATCTCAAATGGGGGCATCCGATATCGAACGCTTGAAAGACATGAAATCTCGTTTAGAAGCTCATGTAATTGGTCAAGATAAAGCAGTAGAAGCTGTATCTAAAGCAATCCGTCGTAACCGTGCAGGCTTTGACGAAGGCAACCGTCCAATCGGTAGCTTCTTATTCGTAGGTCCTACTGGCGTTGGTAAAACAGAATTAGCTAAACAATTAGCTCTAGATATGTTTGGTAACAAAGATGCAATCATTCGCTTGGATATGTCCGAATATAGTGATCGCACAGCCGTATCTAAATTAATCGGTGCTACAGCTGGTTATGTTGGTTATGAAGATAACTCTAACACATTGACTGAACGCGTACGTCGTAATCCTTATTCCATCGTATTATTCGATGAAATCGAAAAAGCAGACCCTCAAGTTATTACATTACTTCTACAAGTATTGGATGATGGTCGCTTAACAGATGGTCAAGGTAACACAGTAAACTTTAAAAATACTGTTATCATCGCTACATCCAATGCAGGTTTTGGTTATGGTAGTGACAATGATGATGAAAATAAAGTAGATGTAATGGAACGCATCGCTCCATTCTTCCGTCCAGAGTTTTTGAACCGTTTCAACGCAGTTATCGAGTTCAATCAATTGAGCAAAGAAGATTTGAAAAAAATTGTAGATTTGATGCTTGATCAAGTGAATAAAACTTTAGCTAAAAAAGACATCACTCTTGATGTAACAGATGCAGCTAAAGAATTGTTGATGGAACAAGGGTATGACAAAACTATGGGCGCTCGTCCATTACGTCGTGTTATCGAATCTGAAATCCGCGATAATGTAACAGATTTCTACTTGGATCACATCGATGCTAAACACTTGCTTGCCGATGTTAAGGATGGTCATATTGTAATCTCTGAAAAAGCAGATTCCGATGATAGCAAAGACCAAGATAAGGCTGAGAAATAA
- the thiC gene encoding phosphomethylpyrimidine synthase ThiC, with amino-acid sequence MFMTQLESAVAGVVTKEMKVVAEKERMDEDVLRSLVASGKVVIPCNKQHTSISPEGIGKRLRTKVNVNLGTSKDVTDYDSEIEKVNRAIRLGAEAIMDLSTHGDTRIFRRKLIETSPVMIGTVPIYDSVIHHQKDLGELTAQDFLDTIRLHAQDGVDFITIHSGITRKTIDQIKNHKRLLNIVSRGGSLVFAWMSMTGHENPFYEYFDEILKICKEYDVTLSLGDACRPGCLADATDVCQIEELVRLGELAKRAKQYGVQAMIEGPGHVPLHQIQMNMEVQESLCDGAPFYVLGPLVTDIAPGYDHITAAIGGAVAGMHGASFLCYVTPAEHLALPNADDVKDGIMAFKIAAHAADIARGIPNARDIDDTMAKARQVLDWEAQYACALDPERARSIRESRAPEEDHSETCSMCGKFCAVRSMNKALQEEYIDIL; translated from the coding sequence ATGTTTATGACACAATTGGAATCGGCTGTGGCTGGTGTAGTTACGAAGGAAATGAAAGTCGTCGCGGAAAAAGAACGTATGGATGAAGACGTATTACGCTCCCTAGTGGCCTCAGGCAAGGTTGTTATTCCTTGTAACAAGCAACATACTAGTATTTCGCCGGAGGGGATTGGCAAACGCCTTAGAACGAAAGTCAATGTTAATTTAGGTACATCAAAAGACGTCACTGATTATGATAGTGAAATTGAAAAGGTTAATCGAGCTATTCGACTTGGAGCAGAGGCAATCATGGATCTTTCCACTCATGGTGATACCCGTATTTTCAGACGTAAATTAATCGAGACATCGCCAGTAATGATTGGCACAGTACCTATTTATGATAGTGTCATTCATCATCAAAAAGATTTGGGTGAATTAACGGCTCAAGACTTCTTGGACACTATCCGATTACACGCTCAAGATGGTGTAGATTTTATTACTATCCACAGTGGTATTACGAGAAAAACAATAGATCAAATCAAGAATCATAAACGGTTGCTCAATATTGTTAGTCGTGGAGGCAGTTTGGTATTTGCGTGGATGAGCATGACAGGTCATGAAAATCCATTCTACGAATACTTTGATGAAATCTTAAAGATTTGCAAAGAATATGATGTTACTTTGTCTTTAGGTGATGCTTGTCGTCCAGGTTGCTTAGCGGATGCAACTGATGTGTGCCAAATTGAAGAGCTTGTAAGGCTTGGTGAATTGGCAAAACGAGCGAAACAATATGGTGTACAAGCTATGATTGAAGGACCTGGGCATGTACCTTTACATCAAATACAAATGAATATGGAAGTTCAAGAATCCTTGTGTGATGGAGCGCCATTCTATGTGTTGGGACCGCTCGTAACAGATATTGCTCCAGGCTATGACCATATTACGGCTGCTATTGGTGGCGCTGTAGCGGGTATGCATGGTGCGTCATTCTTGTGCTATGTTACACCAGCGGAACATTTAGCCTTACCAAATGCAGATGATGTAAAAGACGGAATTATGGCTTTCAAAATAGCGGCGCATGCTGCAGATATTGCTCGTGGTATTCCTAATGCAAGAGATATAGATGACACTATGGCTAAAGCACGTCAAGTTCTCGATTGGGAGGCACAATATGCTTGTGCCCTTGATCCTGAACGGGCTCGTTCTATTCGTGAAAGTAGAGCACCGGAGGAAGATCATAGTGAAACCTGTTCGATGTGTGGCAAGTTCTGTGCTGTACGCAGTATGAATAAAGCTTTACAAGAAGAATATATTGATATTTTATAA
- the thiS gene encoding sulfur carrier protein ThiS → MDLIVNGEPKQVSNEQLHLVLNELGYTGKHFVVELNGEILSKETYTTTKLTAADRLEIVSFVGGG, encoded by the coding sequence ATGGATTTGATTGTTAATGGAGAGCCAAAGCAGGTTTCAAACGAGCAACTTCATTTGGTTCTTAATGAATTAGGGTATACCGGTAAACACTTTGTAGTTGAGCTTAATGGTGAGATTCTTAGTAAGGAAACGTATACAACCACTAAATTAACGGCTGCTGATAGATTAGAAATCGTTAGCTTTGTAGGAGGTGGTTGA
- a CDS encoding thiazole synthase has product MLDSFAVGNTTFSSRLLVGTGKYASYNLMHDALVASQSDIVTVALRRVGTTQSEEDILNYIPGTMHLLPNTSGARNADEAIRIARMAKALGCGDLIKIEVIQDQMYLMPDNLETIKATEVLAKEGFIVFPYMSPNLMDAKRLVDAGASCVMPLASPIGSNRGLEAKGLIEILINSIDVPIIVDAGIGRPSDATIAMEMGASAVLVNTAIATSSDPVGMAEAFYHAVEAGRKAYLAKCAPKKSVGSASSPLTGFLRK; this is encoded by the coding sequence ATGTTGGATTCATTTGCTGTAGGTAATACAACATTTTCTAGTCGCTTGTTAGTGGGGACAGGGAAATATGCATCCTATAATTTGATGCATGATGCATTAGTAGCATCACAATCAGATATTGTGACAGTTGCTCTTAGGCGAGTAGGTACAACGCAAAGCGAGGAGGATATATTAAACTATATCCCTGGTACAATGCATTTATTACCGAATACATCGGGTGCTAGAAATGCAGATGAGGCTATACGCATTGCACGTATGGCAAAAGCATTAGGCTGTGGTGATTTGATTAAGATTGAAGTCATTCAAGATCAGATGTATTTGATGCCCGATAATTTAGAGACTATTAAAGCCACCGAGGTGTTGGCAAAGGAAGGGTTTATAGTCTTTCCTTATATGAGTCCTAATTTGATGGATGCAAAGCGACTAGTAGATGCTGGTGCTAGTTGTGTTATGCCCCTCGCTTCGCCTATAGGTAGTAATCGTGGACTTGAAGCAAAAGGATTGATAGAGATTTTAATCAACTCTATTGATGTGCCTATTATTGTTGATGCGGGGATAGGACGTCCTTCTGATGCAACAATAGCTATGGAAATGGGGGCTAGTGCTGTTCTTGTTAATACGGCTATTGCTACGAGTTCGGACCCAGTAGGCATGGCAGAGGCTTTTTATCATGCTGTAGAGGCTGGTCGTAAGGCATATCTTGCAAAATGTGCACCTAAGAAGTCTGTAGGTAGTGCATCTTCACCATTAACTGGTTTCTTGCGAAAGTAG
- the thiH gene encoding 2-iminoacetate synthase ThiH, producing the protein MSFIDVLSSVYDEDIAETLEAITDDEILSTLSKSVLTIEDALILLSPQALLYLEDMAQIAHKRTVQQFGYTIQLFTPMYISNYCDNGCVYCGYSHHSGIAREKLSLEDIELEAKAIAETGLEQVLVLTGESKSCSPPSYIQAAVEKLVPIFSSVSVEVYSLTLEEYKGLVTVGADGMTMFQETYNPTLYAQLHPFGPKSDFAKRIDTPELACQAGFRVVNIGALMGLDEWRREAYKTMLHLNYLMQHYPDVELSVSVPRIRPCAVGYSPKYPVDDTALVQYILALRLLFPRVGITLSSRESKYMRDNLVRLGITKLSAGVTTSVGGHTKQDDSSQFTISDNRSVSEMAAMLENNGYQPIYKDWQAL; encoded by the coding sequence ATGTCATTTATAGATGTACTTTCAAGCGTTTACGACGAAGATATAGCTGAAACATTAGAGGCTATAACTGATGATGAAATACTTTCAACACTCTCTAAATCAGTACTAACTATTGAGGATGCACTTATTCTATTATCACCTCAAGCCCTGCTGTATTTAGAAGATATGGCGCAGATAGCTCATAAGCGGACGGTACAGCAATTTGGTTATACCATACAACTGTTCACGCCTATGTACATTTCAAACTATTGCGACAATGGTTGTGTTTATTGTGGATATAGTCATCATAGTGGAATTGCCCGTGAAAAGCTAAGTTTAGAAGATATTGAGCTTGAGGCGAAAGCAATCGCTGAAACAGGATTAGAGCAAGTTTTAGTGTTAACTGGTGAATCTAAATCTTGTAGTCCACCGTCATATATACAAGCTGCCGTAGAAAAATTGGTTCCTATTTTTAGTAGCGTTAGTGTCGAGGTGTATTCGCTTACGCTAGAGGAATATAAAGGATTAGTCACAGTTGGAGCGGATGGAATGACGATGTTCCAAGAGACATATAATCCGACGTTGTATGCGCAATTACATCCATTTGGGCCTAAGAGTGATTTTGCAAAGCGGATTGATACGCCTGAGTTGGCTTGTCAGGCTGGATTTAGAGTGGTCAATATTGGTGCTTTAATGGGTCTTGATGAATGGCGTCGAGAGGCATACAAGACGATGTTACATCTCAATTACCTTATGCAACATTATCCAGATGTAGAATTATCTGTTTCCGTTCCAAGAATTCGACCTTGTGCAGTAGGTTATTCTCCAAAATATCCTGTAGATGATACGGCATTGGTTCAATATATTTTGGCTTTGCGTCTTTTGTTCCCCCGTGTGGGAATTACGCTTTCCTCTCGTGAAAGCAAGTATATGCGTGATAATCTGGTGAGACTTGGGATTACAAAACTTTCTGCTGGCGTAACAACCTCTGTAGGGGGACATACAAAACAAGATGATTCTAGCCAATTTACAATTAGTGATAATCGCAGCGTAAGTGAAATGGCTGCAATGCTCGAAAATAATGGATACCAACCTATTTATAAAGATTGGCAGGCACTATGA
- the thiF gene encoding sulfur carrier protein ThiS adenylyltransferase ThiF encodes MAHMNNEFETAISHFYSSEEFRKLQSSVVGVLGAGGLGSNCAVNLVRSGIRNLIIADYDIVELSNLNRQYYFSSHVGQYKVEALQDVLTAINSNVIVTVYKDKLTIENIPEIYKKADILIEAFDTVEAKSMFLEATISVYIPKIMVSGLAGIGNSDALRTKKLGKNLYIVGDEHSGVDNAYPYAPRVAIAAAKQADLALSLLLEKTMSNEVK; translated from the coding sequence ATGGCTCATATGAATAACGAATTTGAAACGGCTATATCTCACTTCTATAGTTCTGAGGAGTTTCGTAAATTGCAGAGTTCAGTAGTAGGCGTTTTAGGTGCTGGCGGATTGGGATCCAATTGTGCGGTTAATCTTGTCCGTAGCGGTATTCGAAATCTAATTATTGCAGATTATGACATTGTAGAGCTAAGTAATTTAAATCGGCAATACTATTTTTCGAGTCATGTGGGGCAGTATAAGGTAGAGGCTTTACAAGATGTGTTAACTGCCATTAATTCAAATGTTATCGTTACGGTTTATAAGGATAAATTGACAATCGAGAATATACCTGAAATCTATAAAAAAGCCGATATTTTGATAGAAGCCTTTGATACTGTAGAAGCTAAATCTATGTTTTTAGAGGCTACAATTTCAGTATATATACCTAAAATCATGGTATCCGGATTAGCTGGAATCGGTAATTCCGATGCGTTACGAACTAAAAAGCTAGGTAAAAATTTGTATATTGTTGGTGACGAGCATTCCGGTGTAGACAATGCGTATCCTTATGCGCCACGTGTAGCTATTGCTGCTGCAAAACAGGCGGATCTAGCGTTATCACTTTTACTAGAGAAGACCATGTCTAATGAGGTGAAATAG
- the thiE gene encoding thiamine phosphate synthase — protein sequence MNRKDKLTEVMNACPIYGITGGTRDVVPLVKDMLSAGIRIIQYREKGKTPILRYQEAMILRRLTSNYHALLIIDDYVDLALAVHADGVHIGQADLPPNTVRRIVGPNMLIGWSTHSISDLKVANRYTGVIDYIGVGPIFSTQTKPNANPVGISYIYWAKQFSKAPIVAIGGIKTTNADTVWQAHPDFICAVSEITESDNIQNTIYELMMGYSRVR from the coding sequence GTGAATCGAAAAGACAAACTAACAGAGGTAATGAATGCTTGCCCTATTTATGGAATTACGGGCGGTACTCGAGATGTGGTTCCGCTTGTGAAAGATATGCTAAGCGCAGGGATACGAATTATTCAATATCGTGAAAAGGGAAAAACACCTATTCTGCGATATCAGGAGGCTATGATTTTGAGACGATTGACCTCTAATTATCATGCTCTATTAATTATTGATGATTATGTTGATCTTGCGCTGGCTGTACATGCTGATGGTGTTCATATTGGGCAAGCTGATTTGCCGCCCAATACGGTAAGACGAATTGTAGGGCCTAATATGTTGATTGGCTGGTCAACCCATAGTATATCTGACCTAAAAGTGGCAAACAGATATACAGGTGTTATTGATTATATTGGGGTAGGGCCTATTTTTTCTACACAAACAAAACCCAATGCTAATCCTGTAGGCATTTCTTATATATATTGGGCAAAGCAGTTTAGTAAGGCTCCCATTGTTGCTATTGGGGGCATTAAAACCACAAATGCTGATACCGTTTGGCAAGCGCATCCCGATTTTATTTGTGCCGTTTCTGAAATAACAGAATCGGATAATATACAAAATACTATTTATGAGCTCATGATGGGATATAGTAGGGTCAGATAA
- a CDS encoding LamB/YcsF family protein yields the protein MSHYVDLNSDLGESFGNYTLGMDSEVLNHVTSANIACGWHAGDPLIMDATVRICKEKGVAVGAHPGYPDLMGFGRRAMGVNPAEAKAYMIYQLGALQAFCDSNDLILQHMKLHGAFYNTACVTPVIADAILDGLQAVNPKIAAMVLSGSYIAQEAQRRGIPVIQEVFADRGYTEEGTLVPRTEVGAFIKDPQEALDRVLMMVTKGKVVTNTGKTIDIVADSICVHGDNPEAIAFTKYIREGLSKAGITVANFQHR from the coding sequence ATGTCTCATTATGTAGATTTAAATAGTGATTTAGGCGAAAGTTTTGGCAATTATACATTAGGCATGGATAGTGAAGTATTAAATCACGTAACGAGTGCTAATATTGCTTGTGGTTGGCACGCTGGAGATCCTCTTATTATGGATGCGACTGTCCGCATATGTAAAGAAAAGGGCGTAGCCGTAGGGGCACATCCTGGTTATCCAGATTTGATGGGATTTGGTCGTCGTGCGATGGGAGTAAATCCTGCTGAGGCAAAAGCCTATATGATATACCAACTGGGCGCACTACAAGCTTTTTGTGATAGCAATGACCTTATTTTACAGCATATGAAGTTACACGGTGCCTTTTACAATACAGCTTGTGTTACGCCTGTAATAGCTGATGCAATTTTAGATGGTTTACAAGCAGTAAATCCCAAAATTGCGGCTATGGTATTGAGCGGTAGCTATATTGCTCAAGAGGCACAGCGACGAGGTATTCCTGTTATACAGGAGGTGTTTGCCGATCGTGGCTACACAGAGGAGGGAACATTGGTTCCTCGTACAGAAGTAGGTGCTTTCATCAAAGACCCACAAGAGGCTTTAGACCGAGTTCTCATGATGGTTACAAAGGGTAAGGTTGTTACTAATACGGGGAAGACCATTGATATTGTGGCTGACTCCATATGTGTTCATGGAGATAATCCTGAAGCGATAGCTTTCACAAAGTATATTCGGGAAGGGCTATCAAAAGCTGGTATAACGGTGGCGAATTTTCAACACCGATAA
- a CDS encoding NRAMP family divalent metal transporter, translating to MKPITGKASFSVLLGAAFLMATSSIGPGFMLQTAAFTNELKADFAFAIVVSVIFSIIAQLNVWTIIGVSQMRGQDIANKVLPGLGYIVAFLISLGGLAFNIGNIGGASMGLNIIFGIDTTTAAAISGILGILLFTSKKMGGVLDNTAKVLGTVMLVLIAYVAFSTNPPVGTAVTHAIVPTNYPWLATITLIGGTVGGYITFSGGHRLIDAGITGQEHLKDVRRAAIMGMSVDALVRILLFLAVLGVVSMGFVLDAKDPAGSAFLLGAGEIGHKLFGIVFFCAALTSVVGAAYTSVSFLKTLFKVVERNEKLTIMAFIFISTCILIFIGKPASLLILAGSVNGLILPVTLAVMLVATHKSEIVGTYKHNKLLYYTGWIVVLVTSYIGVTSLKGIAKLLG from the coding sequence ATGAAACCAATTACAGGTAAAGCGAGTTTCTCTGTCCTATTAGGGGCAGCTTTCTTAATGGCCACGTCTTCCATTGGACCAGGCTTTATGTTACAAACGGCAGCATTTACAAATGAGTTGAAAGCAGACTTTGCATTTGCTATCGTCGTATCCGTTATTTTCTCTATTATTGCACAGCTTAATGTGTGGACAATTATTGGTGTATCCCAAATGCGCGGTCAAGATATTGCGAATAAGGTATTACCAGGCCTTGGGTATATAGTGGCATTTTTAATTTCCCTTGGTGGATTAGCCTTTAATATCGGTAATATTGGTGGTGCTTCTATGGGCCTCAATATTATATTTGGTATCGACACAACAACAGCAGCCGCTATTAGTGGTATTTTGGGCATCTTACTATTTACATCTAAGAAGATGGGTGGTGTTCTAGATAATACGGCTAAAGTACTCGGTACGGTTATGCTCGTCCTCATTGCTTATGTAGCATTTTCAACGAATCCCCCGGTAGGGACAGCAGTGACTCATGCGATAGTACCTACGAATTATCCGTGGCTTGCTACGATAACTCTTATTGGAGGGACCGTAGGTGGATATATAACATTCTCTGGTGGGCACCGCCTTATTGATGCTGGTATTACAGGTCAAGAACATTTAAAGGATGTACGTCGTGCAGCGATTATGGGCATGTCTGTTGATGCGCTAGTTCGTATATTATTATTCTTAGCTGTTCTTGGTGTGGTATCTATGGGATTTGTACTAGATGCTAAGGATCCAGCTGGTTCTGCTTTTCTTTTAGGAGCTGGTGAAATCGGGCATAAATTATTCGGTATAGTGTTCTTCTGTGCCGCATTGACCTCTGTAGTAGGGGCTGCCTACACATCAGTATCCTTCTTAAAAACATTGTTTAAGGTGGTAGAACGAAATGAAAAATTGACTATTATGGCATTTATCTTTATTTCCACATGTATCCTGATTTTTATTGGTAAACCAGCATCTCTATTGATTTTAGCCGGTTCTGTAAATGGTTTGATCTTGCCTGTTACGTTGGCAGTTATGCTTGTCGCAACTCATAAGTCTGAAATCGTAGGAACATATAAACACAATAAACTTTTATATTATACAGGGTGGATTGTAGTGCTCGTAACATCTTACATTGGTGTTACATCTTTAAAGGGCATTGCTAAGTTACTAGGTTAA
- the pxpB gene encoding 5-oxoprolinase subunit PxpB encodes MKPTISPVGDCAISIDFGQAIDPKINRQIRQVIEQIKLLQLDGIIELVPTYCALLVQYDAMVYTYSDICRTINPILQESVTDSANERVTIVEIPTIYGGEYGPDLGFVASHNHISEAEVVSIHSGTDYLVYMLGFIPGFTYLGGMNPRIATPRLSSPRTLIPAGSVGIAGEQTGTYPSDSPGGWQIIGRTPVTMYDMSKEQAALLQAGDYVRYVSIDENEFHRVKSLGMEYIPSIYEIESGDLRGYK; translated from the coding sequence ATGAAACCTACAATTTCACCTGTAGGGGATTGCGCTATCTCTATTGATTTTGGTCAAGCAATAGATCCAAAGATTAATCGACAAATCCGACAAGTTATAGAGCAGATTAAACTCTTACAGCTAGATGGAATTATTGAACTAGTTCCTACATACTGTGCATTGCTTGTTCAATATGATGCAATGGTATATACGTATTCCGACATTTGTAGAACTATTAATCCTATATTACAAGAATCTGTAACAGACAGCGCAAATGAACGTGTTACGATTGTTGAAATCCCGACCATATACGGTGGCGAGTATGGTCCAGATCTAGGCTTTGTAGCCTCTCATAATCATATAAGTGAAGCTGAGGTTGTATCCATTCATAGTGGTACTGATTATTTGGTTTATATGTTAGGTTTTATTCCTGGTTTTACTTACTTAGGTGGAATGAATCCTCGCATTGCAACTCCGCGGTTGTCTTCGCCAAGAACTTTGATTCCTGCCGGGTCTGTAGGTATTGCAGGAGAACAGACTGGCACATATCCATCAGATTCTCCTGGAGGCTGGCAGATTATTGGACGCACACCTGTGACTATGTATGACATGTCTAAGGAGCAAGCTGCACTATTGCAAGCCGGAGACTACGTTCGTTATGTGTCTATCGATGAAAACGAATTCCATAGGGTTAAATCCTTGGGTATGGAATATATTCCATCTATATATGAAATAGAAAGTGGTGATTTACGTGGATATAAATGA
- a CDS encoding biotin-dependent carboxyltransferase family protein: MYTTIQDIGRIGFQQYGMPVAGPMDSESYLLGQALVGNKEPLGALECTVLPPTLTVQGICIVAFTGADMHPTINNVVVPRYIPFICHEGDIISGGFSQCGVRMYIAFSGGVDVPTINGSVSTHTKAKIGGFEGRSLQAGDQFGIKAFTRHEVNVCDFYGTHKLFNTALYNRGGRECHEPLRVVLGEQAKYFTEKGIKTFGSKIYTLTVQCDRMGFRLDGPVIEHIDSADIISDGAVFGSIQVPSDGNPIILMADRQTTGGYTKIGTVITADLPRLSQLPVGDGIHFDIISVEESQEIYRTYMKHLHKRIQLAHQQSLYVFKLC; this comes from the coding sequence ATGTATACAACGATTCAAGATATAGGGCGTATTGGCTTTCAACAATATGGTATGCCTGTGGCAGGTCCTATGGATAGTGAAAGCTATCTCTTGGGACAGGCTCTAGTAGGAAACAAGGAACCTCTAGGTGCTTTAGAATGTACCGTGTTACCTCCTACGCTAACTGTTCAAGGTATATGTATTGTTGCTTTTACAGGGGCCGACATGCACCCAACCATTAACAATGTAGTTGTGCCTAGATATATACCTTTTATTTGTCACGAAGGGGATATCATTTCTGGTGGCTTCAGCCAATGTGGCGTGCGTATGTATATTGCTTTCTCTGGTGGGGTCGATGTTCCTACTATTAACGGTAGCGTATCCACTCATACAAAGGCTAAAATAGGTGGTTTTGAGGGGCGTTCATTACAAGCGGGTGATCAGTTTGGCATTAAAGCATTTACTAGACACGAAGTGAATGTGTGCGACTTCTATGGAACTCATAAATTATTCAATACCGCTTTATATAACCGCGGCGGTCGTGAGTGTCACGAACCTTTGCGTGTAGTACTAGGAGAGCAAGCAAAGTATTTTACCGAGAAAGGGATTAAGACCTTTGGTAGTAAAATATATACATTGACCGTACAATGTGATCGCATGGGCTTCCGCTTAGATGGCCCTGTTATAGAGCATATCGATAGTGCAGACATTATTTCTGATGGTGCTGTATTTGGTTCTATTCAAGTTCCGTCAGATGGAAATCCAATAATCCTCATGGCGGACCGGCAAACAACGGGCGGCTATACAAAGATTGGTACTGTCATTACCGCTGATTTACCTAGGTTAAGCCAGTTGCCAGTAGGGGATGGAATTCATTTTGATATTATTTCTGTAGAAGAATCACAAGAAATATATCGTACCTATATGAAACACTTGCATAAGCGAATACAATTAGCACACCAACAAAGTTTATATGTTTTTAAATTATGCTAG